The stretch of DNA AAAGAAAAAATCGATGCTGGCGAAACCGGTATCAATGCTGGAAAAGGGTTTTACGAATATTAAAATCCTTTTTTATTCTTTTTTTACCAAAATCCAATACAATTCCTTTTTCAACTAATTTTATTGAAATTTGAAATTATCAAATAAAAACATTTATATAATATTAAAATATAAGTATTATACGATGTGAAGAAAATTTCATGTCTGATAATGAAGACATCAACCATTTTATAATCTCCAAAATGTGGAATATGTTTCATTACGGAAGTAGGAAAAACACAACTACTTCCACTCCCCCCTTTATTTTACGAAAACTCGACAATAAGATTGTTATCATTACTAATTTTTAAAAAAATAGAAAGATTTATAAATATTTAAAATAAAAATAATATACGATGTGAATTAATATACATATCTAAACTAAAAATCACTCGGCCTTTTTTAAATGGTAAAAATTTAAAAAATGAACTCATGAAGTAGTATCAAAAATACTACTTCCACTCTCCCCTTATTTTTAAAAATTAAACATCATCAAGAATGCTTGAGTCTGCACCAGCGATTTCTACAAGATACTCCGCTTCAACAATGTGAAGTTTGGATGGAATTACAATACAATGTAGGGGCCCTCCAAAATCAAAACCAAGCAATTCTTTGATTTTACCTGCTTTTACACAGACATCTTTTGAACCTACACGTGCAATGCCCATAGCCAATGTATCTTCACTAATCAACCCTTCACGCTCCAAGGTATCATGTATATTCATCAAATATTCCAATCCCTGATTAACAGTCATGTACCGGTCTTTATGAGCTTGAATATCAAGCAAAACAAGAGTATGCATGTCCATCTTCAAGTTCTCTTCAATCGCTTCATAAGGAGATTTTGGATAAAAGTTATAATCTGGGAAGGGAATTGTAGTTACCTTACCGAATTTATAGCCTTGAAGACCGGAAATGGCAGGCGCTGAAGACAATATTGATGATCCGTGAATAACTTCATAATCTATTCCTTTTTTAGAACATTGAACTAGAAAATCACTATGGGTGGTTGCAATTAAAGGATCTCCACCAGTAATCAAAGCAACATCAGAAGTTTTAGCCTCATCGATAAACTTGCTTTCTTCTTCCACTTCATTTCTAACCAGAACCTCAATTTTTTGTCCAATCAGTTCTTCGATAGCATCGAAACTTGAACCGAACAACCTTGAAGTGAAAAATTCAGCATAAATCTTATCAACGTTTTTTAAACATTCCAATCCTTTAAGGGATATGTCTTTCTCATCAAATAATCCCAAACCCACTAAATAAAACATATATTATTATATAATAATTTAAACATAAAAAACTTTATGAAATGTGTAAAAGTTCCATTAAAACAGTTAAATGATACTCGCATAAAATTAATGGAAAAGGGTATAATGAATATGGAATATAGGATTAAAGCCTGTGATGATTTC from Methanobrevibacter sp. YE315 encodes:
- the dph5 gene encoding diphthine synthase translates to MFYLVGLGLFDEKDISLKGLECLKNVDKIYAEFFTSRLFGSSFDAIEELIGQKIEVLVRNEVEEESKFIDEAKTSDVALITGGDPLIATTHSDFLVQCSKKGIDYEVIHGSSILSSAPAISGLQGYKFGKVTTIPFPDYNFYPKSPYEAIEENLKMDMHTLVLLDIQAHKDRYMTVNQGLEYLMNIHDTLEREGLISEDTLAMGIARVGSKDVCVKAGKIKELLGFDFGGPLHCIVIPSKLHIVEAEYLVEIAGADSSILDDV